In Paenibacillus sonchi, a single genomic region encodes these proteins:
- a CDS encoding MMPL family transporter, whose amino-acid sequence MAKMLYRLGFWSAKNRIKVIIGSIMVLLISSILAMSMGPKLHEETTIPGLESIETMGQMYQEFPSMIDNGGQIQLVMKATANETLSTETTKQLIITELNELEKDPAVTAVSSPYENQSLNTDGTIGYATISYNTSGADVTEISKGHVLDAAEALREAGLQAELTGSGFVKMEIGGATEGIGVLIALVVLTFAFGSFLTGIIPVLTAVIGLGTGVMLIIMGSNFLDTPSFALSLASMIGLAVGIDYALFIISRYRQQLAQGFERREAIAIANGTAGSAVVFAGITVIIGLAGMTVVDIPFLTAMGLAAALCIFVAVLIAIITVPAVLDMMGGRIKVKQNKRSDRAILHLKKKDRGNRWGRFVTARPWLTVIFGLALLGTLSVPFLHMETGTMDDGLKSTSQTERRAYDLMSEAYGVGYHNPLMILAKTDGSPEAEANLAKTVEKLKTYPNIGTVAPAVTGASGNLSLINVIPATGHADVKTVELVKTIRSHTEEIAQENHVELKVTGSTAINIDISQKLNEALPEFCLIIVGLAFLLLMMVFRSILVPIKAVLGFVLSLGATLGFITYVVQDGHFQKLFGFNGESLVLNFLPIMVVGILFGLAMDYEVFLVSRMREDYKKNGDAKKSVLAGIRHSGGVVTAAGLIMISVFAGFMMTTDPSIKVMSFALLFGVLFDAFIVRLLIVPGVMILLGKAAWYLPKWLDRILPNLDVEGEEVMKIAENRQHNSRNASSDIFPRPVK is encoded by the coding sequence ATGGCTAAAATGTTATATCGACTGGGGTTTTGGTCGGCCAAGAATAGGATTAAGGTAATTATTGGATCAATTATGGTCCTGCTGATATCCTCAATACTGGCCATGTCGATGGGACCTAAACTTCATGAAGAGACTACGATTCCCGGACTCGAGTCAATCGAAACGATGGGACAGATGTACCAAGAGTTTCCTTCCATGATCGACAATGGCGGACAAATCCAACTGGTGATGAAAGCAACGGCTAACGAAACGTTATCTACTGAAACAACAAAACAACTGATTATCACTGAACTCAACGAATTGGAAAAGGATCCGGCGGTGACAGCTGTTTCCAGCCCATACGAAAACCAGTCACTAAATACTGACGGCACGATCGGCTATGCAACGATATCTTATAATACATCAGGTGCTGATGTTACTGAAATATCAAAGGGACATGTGCTTGATGCCGCGGAAGCCCTTCGGGAAGCCGGCTTGCAGGCAGAATTAACTGGATCTGGTTTTGTTAAGATGGAAATCGGCGGTGCTACAGAAGGTATTGGTGTCCTGATTGCACTTGTTGTACTCACCTTTGCTTTTGGATCTTTCCTTACAGGGATTATTCCGGTTCTAACGGCAGTCATTGGCTTGGGAACTGGTGTAATGTTGATCATTATGGGCTCCAATTTTCTTGATACTCCTTCGTTTGCTTTATCGCTAGCCAGCATGATTGGTCTGGCGGTGGGTATTGATTACGCATTGTTTATTATCTCCCGCTACCGTCAGCAGCTGGCTCAAGGCTTTGAGCGAAGAGAAGCAATAGCAATCGCTAATGGCACAGCAGGCAGCGCAGTCGTTTTTGCAGGGATTACAGTGATAATCGGTCTTGCCGGAATGACAGTTGTGGACATTCCGTTTCTAACGGCAATGGGTCTGGCCGCTGCGCTCTGCATTTTCGTCGCTGTCTTAATCGCAATTATCACAGTGCCTGCTGTTCTCGATATGATGGGAGGAAGGATCAAAGTTAAGCAAAATAAACGCTCTGATAGGGCTATCCTTCACCTTAAGAAAAAGGATCGCGGTAATAGATGGGGAAGATTTGTTACTGCACGTCCATGGCTGACAGTAATCTTTGGCCTTGCTCTGCTCGGAACATTGTCGGTACCATTCTTACACATGGAGACAGGCACTATGGATGACGGACTGAAGTCAACGAGTCAGACAGAGAGAAGAGCATATGATCTGATGTCAGAGGCATATGGCGTTGGCTACCATAATCCGCTGATGATTCTAGCCAAGACAGATGGGAGTCCAGAGGCTGAGGCTAATCTAGCTAAAACAGTAGAAAAACTTAAGACCTACCCGAATATCGGTACTGTTGCTCCTGCCGTTACCGGAGCCTCAGGAAACCTCTCTTTAATTAATGTGATTCCGGCTACCGGCCATGCAGATGTAAAAACGGTAGAGCTGGTTAAGACGATTCGTAGTCATACTGAAGAAATTGCCCAAGAGAATCATGTGGAGCTTAAAGTAACCGGAAGCACAGCCATCAATATTGATATTTCCCAAAAGCTTAACGAGGCATTACCTGAATTCTGTCTCATTATTGTCGGTTTAGCTTTTCTCCTGCTGATGATGGTATTCCGTTCCATTCTGGTTCCTATCAAAGCGGTTTTGGGCTTTGTCCTTTCTTTGGGTGCTACACTGGGATTCATAACCTATGTTGTACAGGACGGACATTTTCAAAAACTATTCGGATTTAATGGAGAATCGTTAGTTCTGAATTTTCTCCCTATTATGGTTGTAGGTATCCTGTTCGGACTAGCTATGGATTACGAAGTATTTCTGGTCAGCAGGATGCGTGAGGATTACAAAAAGAATGGAGATGCTAAAAAGTCGGTACTGGCTGGAATTCGCCATAGCGGAGGTGTTGTTACAGCTGCGGGTCTCATAATGATCTCGGTTTTTGCCGGATTCATGATGACCACCGATCCAAGTATTAAAGTAATGAGCTTTGCGCTTCTCTTCGGAGTTTTGTTTGATGCTTTTATTGTCCGCCTGCTCATTGTTCCCGGTGTGATGATACTATTGGGTAAAGCTGCCTGGTACCTGCCAAAGTGGTTAGACCGAATACTGCCAAATCTTGATGTTGAGGGTGAGGAAGTGATGAAAATTGCAGAGAACCGGCAACATAATAGTAGGAATGCTTCTAGTGATATTTTCCCTAGACCAGTTAAATAG